One Arthrobacter sp. StoSoilB19 DNA window includes the following coding sequences:
- a CDS encoding GntR family transcriptional regulator produces the protein MTETAVAGVAATPGSKSQQAYQAVKARIVEGTYTPGYRLVLGAIAKDLGFSVVPVREAIRRLEAEGLVTFERNVGATVAGIDPTEYLYTMQTLSIVEGAATALSAPLIDGQAIARARAVNQEMRQCLEHFDPVRFTQLNQDFHSVLFEHCPNPHILDLVHRGWNRLAALRSSTFRFVPGRARDSVEEHEELLKLIESGADADDIEKAARRHRTATLDAYLAQTN, from the coding sequence ATGACTGAAACCGCCGTGGCCGGCGTGGCAGCCACTCCCGGCAGCAAGTCCCAACAGGCGTACCAGGCCGTCAAGGCACGGATCGTGGAAGGCACCTACACTCCCGGCTACCGACTGGTCCTGGGTGCCATAGCGAAGGACCTGGGCTTCAGCGTGGTTCCGGTCCGGGAAGCGATCCGCAGGCTTGAAGCCGAGGGACTGGTGACGTTTGAACGGAACGTCGGCGCCACGGTGGCAGGCATCGACCCCACCGAATACCTCTACACCATGCAGACCCTCAGCATCGTGGAAGGTGCCGCCACGGCACTCTCCGCACCGCTGATCGACGGCCAGGCCATTGCCCGGGCCCGTGCCGTGAACCAGGAAATGCGCCAGTGCCTGGAGCACTTCGATCCGGTGCGCTTCACCCAGCTCAACCAGGACTTCCACAGCGTCCTGTTCGAACACTGCCCCAACCCGCACATCCTGGACCTGGTACACCGCGGCTGGAACCGGCTGGCCGCACTCAGGTCCTCCACCTTCCGCTTCGTCCCCGGCCGGGCCCGCGACTCGGTGGAGGAACATGAGGAACTCCTGAAGCTGATCGAGTCCGGTGCCGATGCCGACGACATCGAGAAGGCAGCCCGCCGGCACCGCACGGCGACCCTGGACGCTTACCTCGCCCAAACCAATTAG
- a CDS encoding HpcH/HpaI aldolase/citrate lyase family protein, producing the protein MPFRIEDTFRSALAAQKQKGKAGRPLAGMWVCSGSPLVAELCAGAGLDWLLVDAEHSPNGLESILAQLQAIHGYPVHTVVRPPVNDTVVIKQYLDLGVQNLLIPMVNSVAEAEAAVAATRYPPHGTRGVGSALARAARWNRVPDYLARASETISVTVQIESTAAVEAVEDILKVDGVDAIFVGPSDLAASMGLLGQQEHPEVRAAVEHCLSVAKAAGKPGGVNAFAPATAEHYLANGADFILVGADVALLARGSEALAAKYIPHADGDTPASY; encoded by the coding sequence ATGCCGTTTCGAATAGAAGACACCTTCCGCTCCGCCCTGGCTGCGCAAAAGCAAAAGGGAAAGGCAGGCCGCCCGCTCGCCGGGATGTGGGTGTGCTCCGGCAGCCCGCTGGTCGCCGAACTCTGCGCGGGGGCAGGGCTGGACTGGCTGCTGGTGGACGCGGAGCACAGCCCCAACGGCCTCGAGTCCATCCTCGCCCAGCTCCAGGCCATCCATGGCTACCCGGTCCACACCGTGGTCCGGCCGCCGGTGAATGACACGGTGGTGATCAAGCAGTACCTGGACCTGGGGGTTCAGAACCTGCTGATCCCCATGGTGAATTCGGTGGCGGAAGCGGAGGCGGCGGTTGCTGCCACCCGCTATCCGCCCCACGGCACCCGCGGCGTGGGCTCGGCCCTGGCCCGCGCCGCACGCTGGAACCGGGTCCCGGACTACCTCGCCCGGGCCAGCGAGACCATCAGCGTCACCGTCCAGATTGAATCGACGGCGGCCGTCGAGGCTGTGGAGGACATCCTCAAAGTGGACGGTGTGGACGCCATCTTCGTGGGCCCCTCCGACCTCGCCGCTTCCATGGGCCTGCTGGGACAGCAGGAACACCCCGAGGTGCGCGCCGCCGTCGAACACTGCCTGTCCGTTGCCAAGGCGGCCGGGAAACCCGGGGGCGTCAACGCCTTCGCTCCCGCCACGGCCGAGCACTACCTCGCCAACGGCGCGGACTTCATCCTGGTGGGCGCCGACGTCGCACTCCTCGCCCGCGGTTCCGAGGCCCTCGCAGCAAAGTACATTCCCCACGCCGACGGCGACACCCCCGCCAGCTACTGA
- a CDS encoding NAD-dependent succinate-semialdehyde dehydrogenase, protein MTLSAISPAFSPEHEASLLASVPTGLLINGQWREASDGGTFDVHDPATGEVLATLASATSEDAIAALDAADAVQASWARTAPRTRAEILRRAFDLVTERAEDFALLMTLEMGKPLAEARGEVTYGAEFLRWFAEETVRDYGRYLTTPEGRNKILVQHKPVGPCLLITPWNFPLAMATRKVAPAIAAGCTMVLKPAKLTPLTAQYFAQTMLDAGLPAGVVNVVASSSASGISGPLLKDSRLRKVSFTGSTPVGKRLMADAAQNVLRTSMELGGNAPFIVFEDADLDKAVEGAMAAKMRNMGEACTAANRFLVHESVAQEFTRKFAAAMGALHTGRGTEAATQVGPLIDAGARDEVHALVSAAVDAGAVAVTGGAPVDGAGYFYQPTVLANVPNHAAILGQEIFGPVAPVTTFSTEEDAIRLANNTEYGLASYLFSRDFNRLLRVAEQIEFGMVGFNAGVISNAAAPFGGVKQSGLGREGGSEGIAEYTTTQYIGIADPYAG, encoded by the coding sequence ATGACACTTTCTGCGATCTCCCCTGCCTTTTCGCCGGAGCATGAAGCCTCGCTCCTGGCTTCCGTCCCTACCGGCCTGCTCATCAACGGTCAGTGGCGCGAGGCGTCCGACGGCGGCACGTTCGATGTGCACGACCCCGCCACCGGGGAGGTGCTCGCCACCCTCGCCTCCGCCACCAGCGAAGACGCCATTGCCGCACTCGATGCAGCCGACGCCGTGCAGGCGTCCTGGGCGCGCACCGCACCTAGGACCCGGGCCGAGATCCTCCGGCGGGCCTTCGACCTGGTGACCGAGCGGGCCGAGGACTTCGCCCTGCTGATGACCCTGGAAATGGGCAAACCGCTGGCCGAGGCCCGCGGTGAGGTCACCTACGGGGCGGAGTTCCTGCGCTGGTTCGCGGAGGAAACCGTCCGCGATTACGGCCGCTACCTCACCACCCCGGAGGGCAGGAACAAGATCCTGGTCCAGCACAAACCCGTGGGCCCCTGCCTGCTCATCACCCCCTGGAACTTCCCGCTCGCGATGGCCACCCGCAAGGTCGCCCCCGCCATCGCCGCCGGCTGCACCATGGTCCTCAAACCCGCCAAGCTCACCCCGCTTACGGCGCAGTACTTCGCCCAGACCATGCTCGACGCCGGCCTTCCCGCCGGGGTCGTCAACGTCGTCGCATCCTCCTCCGCGTCCGGGATCTCCGGCCCGCTCCTGAAGGACTCAAGGCTGCGGAAGGTCTCCTTCACCGGCTCCACCCCCGTCGGCAAGCGCCTCATGGCAGACGCCGCGCAGAACGTGCTGCGCACCTCGATGGAGCTCGGCGGGAACGCGCCGTTCATCGTCTTCGAAGACGCCGACCTGGACAAGGCCGTCGAAGGGGCCATGGCAGCCAAGATGCGGAACATGGGCGAAGCCTGCACCGCGGCCAACCGGTTCCTGGTCCACGAATCCGTGGCGCAGGAGTTCACCCGGAAGTTCGCCGCCGCCATGGGCGCCCTGCACACCGGGCGCGGCACCGAGGCGGCCACCCAGGTGGGACCCCTCATCGACGCGGGCGCCCGTGATGAGGTGCATGCACTGGTGAGCGCCGCCGTCGACGCCGGAGCAGTGGCCGTGACCGGCGGCGCACCGGTGGACGGAGCGGGCTACTTCTACCAGCCCACCGTCCTGGCCAACGTGCCCAACCACGCGGCGATCCTTGGCCAGGAAATCTTCGGCCCCGTAGCCCCGGTGACCACCTTCAGCACCGAGGAAGACGCCATCCGGCTCGCCAACAACACCGAATACGGTCTGGCGTCCTACCTCTTCAGCCGCGACTTCAACCGCCTCCTGCGCGTCGCGGAACAGATCGAATTCGGCATGGTCGGGTTCAACGCCGGCGTCATCTCCAACGCCGCCGCACCCTTCGGCGGCGTCAAGCAATCCGGCCTGGGCCGCGAAGGCGGCTCCGAAGGCATCGCCGAATACACCACCACCCAATACATCGGCATCGCCGACCCCTACGCCGGGTAA
- the hpaD gene encoding 3,4-dihydroxyphenylacetate 2,3-dioxygenase — MTNFVPTPTVPAPDIVRCAYMEIVVTDLARSREFYVDVLGLHVTEEDENAIYLRSLEEFIHHNLVLRKGPIAAVAAFAYRVKSPAEVDAAEAYYKELGCRVERRKEGFTKGIGDSVRVEDPLGFPYEFFYDVEHVERLTQRYDLYSAGELVRLDHFNQVTPDVPRGRKYLEDLGFRVSEDIKDADGVTYAAWMHRKQTVHDTALTGGNGPRMHHVAFATHEKHNIIQICDKMGALRISDRIERGPGRHGVSNAFYLYILDPDGHRIEIYTQDYYTGDPDNPTITWDVHDNQRRDWWGNPVVPSWYTEASLVLDLDGNPQPVIVREEKSEMAVTVGADGFSYTRKDGSPEGDRTGFKLGVQV; from the coding sequence ATGACCAACTTCGTTCCCACCCCCACCGTCCCGGCACCGGACATCGTCCGCTGCGCCTACATGGAGATCGTGGTCACCGACCTCGCCAGGTCCCGCGAGTTCTACGTCGACGTCCTGGGCCTGCACGTCACCGAGGAAGACGAGAACGCGATCTACCTGCGCTCCCTGGAGGAATTCATCCACCACAACCTGGTGCTCCGCAAGGGACCCATCGCCGCCGTCGCCGCCTTCGCCTACCGGGTGAAGTCCCCTGCGGAGGTGGATGCCGCCGAGGCCTACTACAAGGAGCTCGGCTGCCGGGTGGAGCGCCGCAAGGAAGGCTTCACCAAAGGCATCGGCGACTCCGTCCGCGTGGAGGACCCGCTGGGCTTCCCGTACGAGTTCTTCTACGACGTGGAGCACGTGGAGCGGCTCACCCAGCGCTATGACCTCTACTCCGCCGGTGAACTGGTCCGCCTGGACCACTTCAACCAGGTCACCCCGGACGTCCCGCGCGGCCGCAAGTACCTGGAGGACCTGGGCTTCCGCGTCTCCGAGGACATCAAGGATGCCGACGGCGTCACCTACGCCGCCTGGATGCACCGCAAGCAGACCGTCCATGACACCGCCCTGACCGGCGGCAACGGCCCCCGCATGCACCACGTCGCGTTCGCCACGCACGAGAAGCACAACATCATCCAGATCTGCGACAAGATGGGCGCCCTGCGCATCAGCGACCGGATCGAACGCGGCCCCGGCCGCCACGGCGTGTCCAACGCGTTCTACCTCTACATCCTGGACCCGGACGGCCACCGCATTGAGATCTACACCCAGGACTACTACACCGGCGACCCGGACAACCCCACCATCACCTGGGACGTCCACGACAACCAGCGCCGCGACTGGTGGGGCAACCCCGTGGTCCCCTCCTGGTACACCGAGGCCTCCCTGGTCCTGGACCTGGACGGCAACCCGCAGCCGGTCATCGTCCGCGAGGAAAAGTCCGAGATGGCGGTCACGGTGGGCGCCGACGGCTTCTCCTACACCCGCAAGGACGGCTCGCCCGAAGGCGACCGGACGGGCTTCAAGCTGGGAGTCCAGGTCTAG
- a CDS encoding prephenate dehydratase, producing the protein MASKIAYQGEPGANSNIACQQMFPDMESVPCASFEDAFELVAGGEADLAMIPIENSIAGRVADIHILLPQSNLQIVGEYFLPIHFDLLGIPGSTIEGATEVHSHIHALGQCRKLIRDHGLKPVIAGDTAGSAREVAEWNDPRKLSLAPPLAAEIYGLQVLASRVEDDPSNTTRFVVLARETALPARQDLPGPAVTSFVFRVRNVPSALYKALGGFATNGVNMTRLESYMVGNEFAATMFMADVEGHPEDLPLKLALEELAFFTTEVRILGVYPAADYRAAAATA; encoded by the coding sequence ATGGCCTCCAAGATTGCGTACCAGGGTGAGCCCGGCGCCAACTCCAATATCGCGTGTCAGCAGATGTTCCCGGACATGGAAAGCGTCCCGTGCGCCAGCTTCGAGGACGCCTTCGAACTGGTGGCCGGCGGCGAAGCGGACCTGGCCATGATCCCCATCGAGAATTCCATCGCGGGCCGGGTGGCGGACATCCACATCCTGCTGCCGCAGTCCAACCTGCAGATCGTGGGCGAATACTTCCTGCCCATCCATTTCGACCTGCTGGGCATTCCGGGCAGCACCATTGAGGGCGCCACCGAGGTGCACAGCCACATCCACGCCCTGGGCCAGTGCCGGAAGCTGATCCGCGACCACGGCCTCAAGCCGGTCATCGCCGGTGACACCGCCGGGTCCGCCCGGGAGGTGGCCGAGTGGAATGACCCCCGCAAGCTCTCGCTGGCTCCTCCGCTGGCCGCGGAGATCTACGGCCTCCAGGTGCTGGCCTCGCGCGTGGAGGACGACCCCTCCAACACCACCCGCTTCGTGGTCCTTGCCCGGGAAACGGCACTGCCGGCCCGGCAGGATCTTCCCGGACCGGCAGTCACCAGTTTCGTGTTCCGCGTCCGCAACGTCCCCTCCGCCCTGTACAAGGCGCTGGGCGGGTTTGCCACGAACGGCGTGAACATGACGCGGCTGGAGAGTTACATGGTGGGCAACGAGTTTGCCGCCACCATGTTCATGGCCGACGTCGAGGGCCACCCCGAGGACCTGCCGCTGAAGCTGGCCCTCGAGGAACTGGCCTTCTTCACCACCGAGGTGCGGATCCTCGGCGTGTACCCCGCGGCTGACTACCGGGCGGCGGCAGCCACCGCCTGA
- a CDS encoding FAD-binding monooxygenase, with the protein MQFHHHGYVSGDPRIKPAAGVGLNRPEELPEEVDVLIVGTGPAGMLAAAQLSMFPNVTTRIIDRRPGRLAIGQADGIQARSVETFQAFGFAERIIAEAYRITEMAFWKPDPANNANIIRAARAVDDETGISEFPHLIVNQARVLDYFAEFAANSPTRLKPDYGYDFQGLTVSTEGDYPVTVTLLHTAGPNEGQERIVRAKYVVGADGARSKVRQAIGCTLAGDQANHAWGVMDVLAVTDFPDIRTKCAIQAEKGSILLIPREGGYLFRMYVDLGEVDPATHHAVRNTSIEQIIHKANEILHPYTLDVRNVAWHSVYEVGHRLTDRFDDVLPADRGTRTPRVFITGDACHTHSAKAGQGMNVSMQDGFNIAWKLGHVLEGRSPESLLTTYSEERQVVARNLIDFDKEWSTMMAKKPEEFEHPSDLEDFYVRTAEFPAGFMTQYAPSLIVGGTDHQDLAAGFPVGKRFKSAPVVRVGDTNPIHLGHHATADGRWRIYVFADAAQPGTDSTTDKLAEWFAHSPESPLAVTPADADPDAWFDLKVIYQQPHTAVDINAVPSVFKPQVGPFKLTDYEKVYATDPTADIFDLRGLDRNGVVVVVRPDQYVANVLPLTATAELGAFFAPLLKAAPAQPRQAVAAAAR; encoded by the coding sequence GTGCAGTTCCACCACCACGGATACGTATCCGGTGACCCGCGCATCAAGCCGGCAGCCGGCGTCGGACTGAACCGCCCCGAGGAGCTCCCGGAGGAAGTGGACGTGCTCATCGTCGGCACCGGCCCGGCCGGAATGCTCGCCGCCGCGCAGCTGTCCATGTTCCCCAATGTCACCACGCGGATCATTGACCGCCGGCCGGGCCGCCTCGCTATTGGGCAGGCTGACGGGATCCAGGCGCGCAGCGTCGAAACCTTCCAGGCCTTCGGGTTCGCAGAGCGGATCATCGCCGAGGCGTACCGGATCACGGAGATGGCGTTCTGGAAGCCGGACCCTGCCAACAACGCCAACATCATCCGCGCCGCACGCGCCGTCGACGACGAAACAGGGATCAGCGAGTTCCCGCACCTGATCGTCAACCAGGCCCGCGTGCTGGACTACTTTGCCGAGTTTGCGGCGAACTCACCCACCCGCCTCAAGCCCGACTATGGCTATGACTTCCAGGGCCTCACCGTCTCCACCGAGGGCGACTACCCGGTCACTGTGACGCTGCTTCACACCGCCGGACCCAACGAGGGCCAGGAGCGGATTGTCCGTGCAAAGTACGTGGTGGGGGCCGACGGCGCGCGCAGCAAGGTTCGCCAGGCGATCGGCTGTACGCTGGCAGGGGACCAGGCCAACCACGCCTGGGGCGTCATGGACGTCCTGGCCGTCACCGACTTCCCTGACATCCGCACCAAGTGCGCCATCCAGGCCGAGAAGGGCAGCATCCTGCTGATTCCGCGGGAAGGCGGCTACCTGTTCCGCATGTACGTGGACCTGGGCGAAGTGGATCCTGCCACCCACCACGCCGTCCGCAACACGAGCATCGAGCAGATCATCCACAAGGCAAACGAGATCCTGCACCCCTACACCCTGGATGTACGCAACGTGGCATGGCACAGCGTGTACGAGGTGGGCCACCGCCTCACGGACAGGTTCGACGACGTCCTGCCCGCGGACCGCGGCACCCGCACCCCGCGGGTGTTCATCACCGGCGATGCCTGCCACACCCACAGTGCCAAGGCCGGCCAGGGCATGAACGTCTCCATGCAGGACGGGTTCAACATCGCCTGGAAGCTGGGGCATGTGCTGGAGGGCCGCAGCCCCGAGAGCCTGCTGACCACCTACTCGGAGGAGCGGCAGGTGGTGGCCAGGAACCTGATCGACTTCGACAAGGAGTGGTCCACCATGATGGCCAAGAAGCCCGAGGAGTTCGAGCACCCTTCGGACCTTGAGGACTTCTACGTGCGGACCGCCGAGTTCCCGGCAGGTTTCATGACCCAGTACGCGCCGTCCCTGATTGTTGGCGGCACCGACCACCAGGACCTGGCCGCCGGCTTCCCCGTGGGCAAGCGTTTCAAGTCGGCACCGGTAGTCCGCGTGGGCGACACCAACCCCATCCACCTGGGCCACCACGCCACGGCTGACGGCCGCTGGCGGATCTATGTCTTCGCGGATGCGGCCCAGCCCGGAACGGACTCCACCACGGACAAGCTTGCCGAGTGGTTCGCGCACTCGCCGGAATCACCCCTGGCAGTAACACCCGCGGACGCCGACCCGGACGCGTGGTTCGATCTGAAGGTCATTTACCAGCAGCCGCACACCGCCGTCGACATCAATGCCGTCCCCTCCGTCTTCAAGCCGCAGGTGGGCCCGTTCAAGCTCACCGACTACGAGAAGGTGTACGCAACCGATCCCACGGCGGACATCTTCGACCTGCGCGGACTGGACCGCAACGGCGTCGTCGTGGTGGTCCGCCCGGACCAGTACGTGGCCAACGTCCTGCCGCTGACGGCAACCGCCGAGCTCGGCGCGTTCTTCGCGCCGCTGCTCAAGGCCGCGCCCGCACAGCCACGTCAGGCGGTGGCTGCCGCCGCCCGGTAG
- the hpaE gene encoding 5-carboxymethyl-2-hydroxymuconate semialdehyde dehydrogenase — MTTSVETTKHYVPDDLPSHIQHYINGQFVDSISGKTFDVLDPVSNRNYATAAAGQKEDIDLAVAAAREAFVNGPWPRMKPRERARVLNRIADAVEAQEARLAELETFDTGLPITQAKGQALRAAENFRFFADLIVAQFDDAMKVPGSQINYVNRKPIGVAGLITPWNTPFMLESWKLAPALATGNTVVLKPAEFTPLSASLWATIFKDAGLPDGVFNLVNGLGEEAGDALVKHPDVPLISFTGETTTGQTIFRNAAANLKGLSMELGGKSPCVVFADADVDAAIDSALFGVFSLNGERCTAGSRILVERAIYDEFCEKYAARAKNIVVGDPHDPKTEVGALVHPEHYDKVASYVEIGKSEGRLLAGGGRPGHLPEGNYIAPTVFADVAPDARIFQEEIFGPVVAITPFENDDEALALANNTKYGLAAYIWTQNLTRAHNFSQNVEAGMVWLNSHNVRDLRTPFGGVKASGLGHEGGYRSIDFYTDQQAVHITLGTVHTPKFGA, encoded by the coding sequence ATGACGACCTCAGTAGAAACCACCAAGCACTACGTTCCGGATGACCTGCCCAGCCACATCCAGCACTACATCAACGGCCAGTTCGTGGACTCAATCTCCGGCAAGACCTTCGATGTCCTGGACCCGGTGTCCAACCGCAACTACGCCACCGCCGCGGCCGGCCAGAAGGAAGACATCGACCTCGCCGTCGCGGCCGCCCGTGAAGCATTCGTGAACGGCCCGTGGCCCCGGATGAAGCCCCGTGAACGCGCCCGTGTCCTGAACCGGATTGCCGACGCCGTCGAGGCCCAGGAAGCCCGGCTCGCCGAACTCGAAACGTTCGACACCGGCCTGCCGATCACCCAGGCCAAGGGCCAGGCCCTCCGCGCTGCGGAGAACTTCCGGTTCTTCGCCGACCTGATCGTGGCCCAGTTCGACGACGCCATGAAGGTCCCCGGCTCCCAGATCAACTACGTCAACCGCAAGCCCATCGGCGTCGCCGGCCTGATTACGCCGTGGAACACCCCGTTCATGCTGGAGTCGTGGAAGCTCGCCCCGGCGCTGGCCACCGGCAACACCGTGGTCCTCAAGCCCGCCGAATTCACCCCGCTGTCCGCCTCCCTGTGGGCCACCATCTTCAAGGATGCAGGGCTGCCGGACGGCGTCTTCAACCTGGTCAACGGCCTGGGCGAGGAGGCCGGCGACGCCCTGGTCAAGCACCCGGACGTCCCGCTGATCTCCTTCACCGGCGAGACCACCACCGGCCAGACGATCTTCCGCAACGCCGCGGCCAACCTCAAGGGCCTGTCCATGGAGCTCGGCGGCAAATCCCCCTGCGTCGTGTTCGCCGACGCCGACGTGGACGCCGCCATCGACTCCGCCCTGTTCGGGGTCTTCTCCCTCAACGGGGAGCGCTGCACCGCCGGCTCACGCATCCTGGTGGAGCGCGCCATCTACGACGAATTCTGCGAAAAGTACGCCGCCCGGGCAAAGAACATCGTGGTGGGTGACCCCCATGACCCCAAGACCGAAGTGGGGGCCCTGGTCCACCCCGAGCACTACGACAAGGTGGCCTCCTACGTGGAGATTGGAAAGTCCGAAGGCCGGCTCCTGGCCGGCGGCGGCCGCCCCGGCCACCTGCCCGAAGGCAACTACATCGCACCCACGGTGTTCGCCGACGTCGCGCCCGATGCCCGGATCTTCCAGGAGGAAATCTTCGGACCCGTCGTGGCCATCACCCCGTTCGAGAACGACGACGAGGCCCTCGCCCTGGCGAACAACACCAAGTACGGCCTGGCCGCCTACATCTGGACCCAGAACCTGACCCGGGCCCACAACTTCTCGCAGAACGTCGAAGCCGGCATGGTGTGGCTGAACAGCCACAACGTCCGCGACCTGCGCACCCCGTTCGGCGGCGTCAAGGCCTCCGGCCTGGGCCACGAGGGCGGCTACCGCTCCATCGACTTCTACACCGACCAGCAGGCCGTGCACATCACGCTCGGCACCGTCCACACCCCCAAATTCGGCGCCTGA
- the hpaH gene encoding 2-oxo-hept-4-ene-1,7-dioate hydratase produces MLEPKTIEAIADELVEAGRTRTPVPRLTARYPEMTVEDSYAVQQLWRRRNEDAGRTLVGRKIGLTSKAMQAATGITEPDYGAIFDDMVLETGCSVRWDQYTHPRVEVELAFVLRDGLKGPGVTIFDVLKATDYVVPALEILDSRIEMEGRTIVDTISDNAAMGAMVIGGNPVKPDAVDLRWVSAILYKNQTVEETGVAAGVLDHPANGVHWLANKIAAHGDALKAGDIILAGSFTRPLWVYKGDTVHADYGPLGAVTCRFE; encoded by the coding sequence ATGCTGGAGCCCAAGACGATTGAGGCCATCGCGGACGAGCTGGTGGAAGCCGGCCGGACCCGCACCCCTGTCCCCCGCCTGACCGCCCGGTACCCGGAGATGACGGTGGAGGATTCCTACGCGGTGCAGCAGCTGTGGCGGCGCCGCAACGAGGACGCCGGCCGGACCCTGGTGGGGCGCAAGATCGGCCTCACGTCCAAGGCCATGCAGGCCGCCACCGGCATCACCGAACCGGACTACGGCGCCATCTTCGATGACATGGTGCTGGAGACCGGCTGCTCCGTTCGGTGGGACCAGTACACCCACCCGCGCGTGGAGGTGGAGCTGGCGTTCGTCCTCAGGGACGGACTTAAGGGCCCGGGCGTGACCATCTTCGATGTCCTGAAGGCCACCGACTACGTGGTTCCGGCCCTCGAAATCCTGGACTCCCGGATCGAGATGGAGGGCCGGACCATCGTGGACACCATCTCGGACAACGCCGCCATGGGCGCCATGGTGATCGGCGGCAACCCGGTCAAGCCGGACGCCGTTGACCTGCGCTGGGTCTCCGCCATCCTCTACAAGAACCAGACCGTGGAGGAAACCGGCGTGGCCGCGGGCGTGCTGGACCATCCCGCCAACGGCGTGCACTGGCTGGCCAACAAGATCGCCGCCCACGGCGACGCGCTCAAGGCAGGCGACATCATCCTGGCCGGCTCGTTCACCCGCCCACTGTGGGTGTACAAGGGCGACACCGTCCACGCCGACTACGGACCCCTGGGAGCTGTGACATGCCGTTTCGAATAG
- a CDS encoding fumarylacetoacetate hydrolase family protein: MEQVNGDTLAAARKVVAVHINYPSRAAQRGRTPAQPSYFLKPSSSLALSGSPVERPAGCELLGYEGEIALTIGKAARRVTVEEAWSHVAAVTASNDLGVYDLRYADKGSNLRSKGGDGFTPVGPALLPADAVDPSKLRIRTWHNGELVQDDTTADLLFPFARLVADLSQLLTLEEGDIILTGTPAGASVAAPGDVLEVEAGTIDGTLTTGRLVTTVEQGTTAFADFGAQPKVDDLQREEAYGSREAAGLPAPASALTPELKAKLESVATATLSSQMRKRGLNNVSIDGLQATRPDRRVVGLARTLRYVPNREDLFKTHGGGFNAQKRAIDSVNEGEILVMEARGEKGTGTVGDILALRAQVRGAAAIITDGGVRDYTAVAGLEMPTYFANPHPAVLGRRHIPWDTDITIACGGATVQPGDIIVADSDGILVIPPAIAEELVEDCIQQEKEETFIFEMVKQGNSVDGLYPMNAEWQARYKEWAGNRHD, translated from the coding sequence TTGGAGCAGGTCAACGGCGACACCCTGGCAGCAGCACGCAAGGTGGTCGCGGTGCACATCAACTACCCCAGCCGGGCCGCCCAGCGTGGCCGCACCCCGGCCCAACCGTCCTACTTCCTCAAGCCTTCCAGCTCGCTGGCGCTCAGCGGAAGCCCCGTGGAGCGCCCGGCCGGCTGCGAACTGCTCGGCTACGAAGGCGAGATTGCGCTCACCATCGGCAAGGCCGCCCGCCGCGTCACGGTCGAGGAGGCCTGGAGCCACGTTGCCGCCGTCACCGCCAGCAACGACCTCGGAGTGTACGACCTGCGCTACGCGGACAAGGGCTCCAACCTCCGGTCCAAGGGCGGGGACGGGTTCACCCCTGTGGGCCCGGCACTTCTTCCGGCAGACGCCGTCGACCCTTCCAAACTTCGCATCCGCACCTGGCACAACGGTGAACTGGTCCAGGACGACACAACCGCTGACCTGCTCTTCCCCTTCGCCCGGCTGGTGGCGGACCTGTCCCAGCTCCTCACCCTCGAGGAGGGCGACATCATCCTCACCGGCACCCCTGCCGGCGCCTCCGTGGCCGCACCGGGCGACGTCCTGGAGGTTGAGGCGGGCACGATTGATGGCACCCTCACCACCGGACGCCTGGTCACCACCGTTGAGCAAGGCACGACGGCGTTCGCGGACTTTGGCGCCCAGCCCAAGGTTGACGACCTGCAGCGGGAGGAGGCCTACGGATCCCGCGAAGCCGCAGGGCTCCCTGCTCCTGCCAGCGCCCTCACCCCGGAACTGAAAGCCAAGCTCGAGTCGGTCGCCACCGCCACCCTGTCATCCCAGATGCGCAAGCGCGGCCTTAACAACGTCAGCATCGACGGCCTCCAGGCCACCCGCCCGGACCGGCGCGTGGTGGGCCTGGCCCGGACCCTGCGCTACGTGCCCAACCGGGAAGACCTCTTCAAGACCCATGGCGGCGGCTTCAACGCCCAGAAACGCGCCATCGATTCCGTCAACGAAGGCGAAATCCTGGTCATGGAAGCCCGCGGCGAAAAAGGCACCGGCACCGTGGGCGACATCCTGGCCCTGCGCGCCCAGGTCCGCGGCGCGGCAGCGATCATCACCGACGGCGGCGTCCGCGACTATACCGCGGTGGCCGGCCTGGAAATGCCCACGTACTTCGCCAACCCGCACCCCGCCGTGCTGGGCCGCCGGCACATCCCGTGGGACACGGACATCACCATCGCCTGCGGCGGAGCCACCGTCCAGCCCGGCGACATCATCGTGGCCGACTCCGACGGCATCCTGGTCATCCCGCCCGCCATCGCCGAAGAACTCGTTGAGGACTGCATCCAGCAGGAAAAGGAGGAAACCTTCATCTTCGAGATGGTCAAGCAGGGCAACAGCGTGGACGGCCTCTACCCGATGAACGCCGAATGGCAGGCCCGGTACAAGGAATGGGCAGGCAACCGCCATGACTGA